In Pseudodesulfovibrio hydrargyri, a single window of DNA contains:
- a CDS encoding HU family DNA-binding protein — protein sequence MTKAELVAKIAEKIGTSKAQAEASMNAILDTIQEELAAGNKLTLTGFGTFSVSERKARTGRNPRTGTALNIPACKVAQFKPGKVLKDAVK from the coding sequence ATGACCAAAGCTGAACTCGTAGCGAAGATCGCTGAAAAGATCGGCACTTCCAAAGCCCAGGCCGAGGCCTCCATGAACGCCATTCTGGACACCATCCAGGAAGAACTGGCCGCCGGCAACAAACTGACCCTGACCGGCTTCGGCACTTTCAGCGTGAGCGAGCGCAAGGCCCGCACCGGTCGCAATCCCCGCACCGGCACCGCTTTGAACATCCCGGCCTGCAAGGTCGCCCAGTTCAAGCCCGGCAAGGTCCTGAAGGACGCCGTGAAGTAG
- a CDS encoding acetate/propionate family kinase: MKVLVINSGSSSIKYQLIDMSDESVMVTGLVERIGEDMGSLTSKTFPGTDREVKTEIEKPIPTHGVGLEMSIDLICKGENAVCAMDEIDVVGHRVVAGGEKFNVPVVITEDMWPDLTETERLAPLHNPANLGGAKDATKLFPGVPQVLVFDTAFHQTIPPHAFMYALPYEYYEEDHIRRYGAHGTSHKYVANECARLMGKPVEEMNLITIHMGNGASMSAVKNGLCADTSMGLTPLEGLVMGTRSGDVDPAVHNYLAVNRGLDIAAIDNILHKESGLKGLCGMNDMRDIHAAVEKGDERAKLALNVQTYRTRKYIGSYMAVLGRVDAIVFTAGIGENDDIVRAETIEGLEPFGMKIDPEANGIRSKEARRISTADSDVAIWVIPTNEELAIAREAVALIK; encoded by the coding sequence ATGAAAGTTCTCGTGATCAATTCAGGCAGCTCCTCCATCAAGTACCAGCTCATCGACATGAGCGATGAATCCGTCATGGTCACCGGCCTGGTGGAGCGCATCGGCGAAGACATGGGCAGCCTGACCAGCAAAACCTTCCCCGGCACCGACAGGGAAGTCAAAACCGAGATCGAAAAGCCCATCCCCACCCACGGGGTGGGCCTGGAGATGTCCATCGATCTGATCTGCAAGGGCGAAAACGCGGTCTGCGCCATGGACGAGATCGACGTTGTCGGCCACCGCGTGGTGGCCGGCGGCGAGAAGTTCAACGTGCCGGTGGTCATCACCGAGGACATGTGGCCCGACCTGACCGAGACCGAGCGGCTGGCCCCCCTGCACAACCCCGCCAACCTGGGCGGGGCCAAGGACGCCACCAAGCTGTTCCCGGGCGTGCCCCAGGTCCTGGTCTTCGACACCGCCTTCCATCAGACCATTCCGCCCCACGCCTTCATGTACGCCCTGCCGTACGAGTACTACGAGGAGGACCACATCCGCCGCTACGGCGCGCACGGCACCTCCCACAAGTACGTGGCCAACGAGTGCGCCCGGCTCATGGGCAAGCCCGTCGAGGAGATGAACCTGATCACCATCCACATGGGCAACGGCGCTTCCATGTCGGCCGTCAAGAACGGCCTGTGCGCCGACACCTCCATGGGGCTGACCCCGCTCGAGGGCCTGGTCATGGGCACCCGGTCCGGCGACGTGGACCCGGCCGTGCACAACTACCTGGCCGTGAACCGGGGCCTGGACATCGCCGCCATCGACAACATCCTGCACAAGGAATCCGGCCTCAAGGGGTTGTGCGGCATGAACGACATGCGCGACATCCACGCGGCCGTGGAAAAGGGCGACGAACGCGCCAAGCTGGCCCTGAACGTCCAGACCTACCGGACCCGCAAGTACATCGGCTCCTACATGGCCGTGCTGGGCCGGGTGGACGCCATCGTCTTCACCGCCGGCATCGGCGAGAACGACGACATCGTCCGCGCCGAAACCATCGAGGGGCTGGAGCCTTTCGGCATGAAAATCGACCCCGAAGCCAACGGGATCAGGTCCAAGGAAGCCCGCAGGATCAGCACCGCTGACTCCGACGTGGCCATCTGGGTCATCCCGACCAACGAGGAACTGGCCATTGCCCGCGAGGCCGTGGCACTCATCAAGTAA
- a CDS encoding LutC/YkgG family protein: MPSKEDLYQLFVEKAELVAAKVTSIASEDDALKYVINLCGEKEACQLLVSGCEADLSDKAEALCDTKQKKVIAAPGLNEDLYKKLAAQAKKAGFECIDKGMRDHLAGVDIGFTYAEYGIADTGTLMLDCPGEEMRLATMVSEFHVCVLPKSKIKANTYAVEKMMLTRMKKTPDYLAFITGPSRTADIERVLALGVHGPLELHILLLED, encoded by the coding sequence ATGCCTTCCAAGGAAGACCTGTACCAGTTATTCGTGGAAAAGGCGGAGCTTGTGGCCGCCAAGGTGACGAGCATCGCCAGTGAGGACGATGCGCTCAAATATGTCATCAACCTGTGTGGAGAAAAGGAGGCCTGCCAGCTTCTGGTCAGCGGCTGCGAAGCCGATCTGTCCGACAAGGCCGAGGCGCTCTGCGATACCAAGCAGAAGAAGGTCATCGCGGCGCCGGGCCTGAATGAGGACCTGTACAAGAAGCTGGCGGCCCAGGCCAAGAAGGCCGGGTTCGAGTGCATCGACAAGGGCATGCGCGACCATCTGGCCGGCGTGGACATCGGCTTCACCTACGCCGAGTACGGCATCGCCGACACCGGCACGCTGATGCTCGACTGCCCCGGCGAGGAGATGCGCCTGGCCACCATGGTCAGCGAGTTCCACGTCTGCGTGTTGCCCAAGTCCAAGATCAAGGCCAACACCTATGCCGTGGAAAAGATGATGCTGACGCGGATGAAGAAGACGCCGGACTACCTGGCCTTCATCACCGGCCCCAGCCGGACCGCCGACATCGAGCGCGTCCTGGCGCTCGGCGTCCACGGCCCCCTTGAATTGCACATCCTGCTCCTGGAGGACTAG
- the pta gene encoding phosphate acetyltransferase — MSKNLYVSATEERSGKSAVVLGVMQMLTRELHNVAIFRPIINDPGEGKKDHDIALMIDHFKLSIPYEDTYAYTLKRTRELINSGQHALVLENILNKYKTLEEQYDFVLCEGTDFKGKDPAFEFDLNADIAANIGAPMLVVTSGREKAPEEVVNISQTTLDTLAEKGVDSLACIVNRAPEGMTDELVRHIERKGGQEPMPVYVIPEDEALGKPSINDVRRWLDADVLYGHSGLQTLVDNYLVAAMQIGNFLQYIRPGSLIITPGDRSDIILSSLASRLSSSYPDIAGIVLTGGLDVSVNVHKLIEGWTGVPVPVLSAKGHTYQTVQDLNCLYGRIEADDYQRIATALGGFAQHVDVNELRDRVVEKRSTKVTPKMFEYSLMDKASRNPQRIVLPEGPEERILRAADIVLRRGAAEVILLGDEKTIRTNASNYGVDVSGAQIIDPSNSDLLDPFAEEYLELRKHKGMIAEQAWDRMADPTYFGTMMVHKGFADGMVSGSINTTAHTIRPAFEFVKTKPGSSIVSSVFLMCLKDRVLVYGDCAVNPNPDAKQLAEIALGSAETAKIFGVEPRVAMLSYSTGSSGKGEDVEKVIEATKIARELMKERGLDIPLEGPIQYDAAIDPDVARVKMPDSDVAGKATVFIFPDLNTGNNTYKAVQRAANAVAIGPVLQGLNKPVNDLSRGCTVPDIVNTVAITAIQAQAEKGE; from the coding sequence ATGTCCAAGAACCTGTACGTGAGCGCCACCGAGGAACGCAGCGGCAAGTCCGCCGTGGTCCTCGGGGTCATGCAGATGCTCACGAGGGAACTCCACAACGTCGCCATCTTCCGGCCCATCATCAATGATCCGGGAGAAGGGAAAAAGGACCACGACATCGCTCTGATGATCGATCACTTCAAGCTGTCCATTCCCTACGAAGACACCTACGCCTATACCCTGAAGCGGACCCGCGAGTTGATCAACTCCGGCCAGCACGCCCTTGTGCTCGAGAACATTCTCAACAAGTACAAGACGCTGGAGGAGCAGTACGACTTCGTGCTCTGCGAAGGAACCGATTTCAAGGGCAAGGACCCCGCCTTTGAATTCGATCTCAACGCGGACATCGCCGCCAACATCGGCGCTCCCATGCTGGTGGTGACGTCCGGCCGCGAGAAGGCCCCGGAGGAAGTGGTCAACATCTCCCAGACCACCTTGGACACCCTGGCTGAAAAGGGCGTGGACTCCCTGGCCTGCATCGTCAACCGCGCGCCCGAAGGCATGACCGACGAACTGGTCCGCCACATCGAGCGCAAGGGCGGCCAGGAGCCCATGCCCGTTTACGTCATCCCCGAGGACGAGGCCCTGGGCAAGCCGAGCATCAACGACGTGCGCCGCTGGCTCGACGCCGACGTCCTCTACGGGCACTCCGGTCTGCAAACCCTGGTCGACAACTACCTGGTAGCGGCCATGCAGATCGGCAATTTCCTGCAGTACATCCGGCCCGGCAGCCTGATCATCACCCCGGGCGACCGCTCGGACATCATCCTGTCCAGCCTGGCCTCCCGGCTGTCCAGTTCCTACCCGGACATCGCGGGCATCGTCCTGACGGGCGGCCTGGACGTGTCGGTCAACGTGCACAAGCTCATCGAGGGCTGGACCGGCGTGCCGGTCCCGGTGCTGTCGGCCAAGGGCCACACCTACCAGACCGTGCAGGACCTCAACTGCCTGTACGGCCGCATCGAGGCGGACGACTACCAGCGCATCGCCACCGCGCTCGGCGGCTTCGCCCAGCACGTGGACGTCAACGAACTGCGCGACCGCGTGGTCGAGAAGCGCTCCACCAAGGTCACGCCCAAGATGTTCGAGTACTCCCTCATGGACAAGGCGTCCCGCAACCCGCAACGCATCGTTCTGCCCGAGGGCCCGGAGGAGCGCATCCTGCGCGCCGCCGACATCGTCCTGCGCCGAGGCGCGGCCGAGGTCATCCTGCTGGGCGACGAGAAGACCATCCGGACCAACGCCTCCAACTACGGCGTGGATGTTTCCGGCGCGCAGATCATCGACCCGTCCAACTCGGACCTGCTCGACCCGTTCGCCGAGGAATATCTGGAACTGCGCAAGCACAAGGGCATGATCGCCGAGCAGGCCTGGGACCGCATGGCCGATCCGACCTACTTCGGCACCATGATGGTCCACAAGGGCTTTGCCGACGGCATGGTCTCGGGCTCCATCAACACCACGGCCCACACCATCCGGCCGGCGTTCGAGTTCGTCAAGACCAAGCCGGGCAGCTCCATCGTGTCGAGCGTCTTCCTGATGTGCCTCAAGGACCGCGTCCTGGTCTACGGCGACTGCGCCGTGAACCCCAACCCCGACGCCAAACAGCTGGCCGAGATCGCCCTGGGCTCCGCCGAGACCGCCAAGATCTTCGGCGTGGAGCCGCGCGTGGCCATGCTCAGCTACTCCACCGGCTCGTCCGGCAAGGGCGAGGACGTGGAAAAGGTCATCGAGGCAACCAAGATCGCCCGCGAGCTCATGAAGGAGCGCGGCCTGGACATCCCCCTGGAGGGACCGATCCAGTACGACGCGGCCATCGACCCGGACGTGGCCCGGGTGAAGATGCCGGATTCCGACGTGGCCGGAAAGGCCACCGTGTTCATCTTCCCGGACCTGAACACCGGCAACAACACGTACAAGGCAGTGCAGCGGGCCGCCAACGCCGTGGCCATCGGCCCGGTTCTCCAGGGCCTGAACAAGCCGGTCAACGACCTGTCCCGCGGCTGCACCGTTCCCGATATCGTCAACACAGTAGCCATCACGGCCATCCAGGCCCAGGCTGAAAAAGGTGAATAG
- a CDS encoding methyl-accepting chemotaxis protein, whose product MFQNTPFCFKLSAGLYGAALLVSAVASAVVFFLFGTATIGMPVVAAMIAAFTLLGVVILWVLHGSLVRPAAVLSDFTGHMLAEEYGRADSDALAAAVPGLGAQIGELASRYKERLGFARSILHGLPIPCAIVDTDQRLTYLNRECLDMLGSREKPETYYGRMISQVFYKDDRRSKIADSMADDTRDMNVEAVFKHADGSDIHVLINLFPLHDVENRVIGGCCLYMNTTELKRREREITSQNERISTAAREATAVSEQLGEASRTLAGLVDRARQGSHEQTDRTTETAAAMEEMNAAVLEVARFAQEAARDARAASDQACEGEAVVGQVIEAIDEVSRHASGLKQSMEQLDHRAEEIGVVLGVIEDIADQTNLLALNAAIEAARAGEAGRGFAVVADEVRKLAEKTMNATSEVHSAVKGIQDVARQNVKATQTAVGSVTRSTELAGRSGEALTSILSTTRGTADQVHSIAAAAEQQSSASEQISAATAEVTRVCEDTDELMVEASKAIDHLAELARRLSGVIAEMQ is encoded by the coding sequence ATGTTCCAGAATACCCCCTTTTGCTTCAAATTGTCCGCCGGGCTCTACGGAGCCGCCCTGCTCGTCTCGGCCGTGGCGTCCGCCGTCGTCTTCTTCCTCTTCGGCACCGCGACCATCGGCATGCCGGTCGTCGCGGCCATGATCGCGGCCTTCACCCTGCTGGGGGTGGTCATCCTGTGGGTCCTGCACGGCTCCCTGGTCCGCCCGGCGGCCGTGCTTTCGGACTTCACCGGGCACATGCTCGCCGAGGAATACGGGCGGGCCGACAGCGACGCCCTGGCCGCCGCCGTGCCGGGCCTCGGCGCCCAGATCGGCGAACTGGCCTCGCGTTACAAGGAACGCCTCGGCTTCGCCCGCTCCATTCTGCACGGCCTGCCCATCCCCTGCGCCATCGTGGACACGGACCAGCGGCTGACCTACCTGAACCGCGAATGTCTGGACATGCTCGGCTCGCGCGAGAAGCCCGAGACCTACTACGGCCGGATGATCTCGCAGGTCTTCTACAAGGACGACCGTCGGTCCAAGATCGCGGACAGCATGGCCGACGACACCCGGGACATGAACGTCGAGGCGGTCTTCAAGCACGCGGACGGCAGCGACATCCACGTGCTCATCAACCTCTTTCCCCTGCACGACGTGGAGAACAGGGTCATCGGCGGCTGTTGCCTGTATATGAACACCACCGAATTGAAACGGCGCGAGCGGGAAATCACCAGCCAGAACGAGCGCATTTCCACCGCGGCACGCGAGGCCACGGCCGTCTCCGAACAGCTGGGCGAAGCGTCCCGGACCCTGGCGGGGCTGGTCGACCGGGCCCGGCAGGGCTCGCACGAGCAGACGGACCGGACCACCGAAACCGCCGCAGCCATGGAGGAGATGAACGCCGCCGTGCTCGAGGTCGCCCGCTTCGCCCAGGAGGCGGCCCGCGATGCCCGCGCCGCCAGCGACCAGGCCTGCGAGGGCGAGGCCGTGGTCGGCCAGGTCATCGAGGCCATCGACGAGGTTTCGCGGCACGCCTCGGGGCTCAAGCAGTCCATGGAACAGCTGGACCACCGGGCCGAGGAGATCGGCGTGGTCCTCGGCGTCATCGAGGACATCGCGGATCAGACCAACCTTCTGGCCCTGAACGCGGCCATCGAGGCGGCCCGCGCCGGCGAGGCAGGACGGGGCTTCGCCGTGGTCGCGGACGAGGTCCGCAAGCTGGCCGAAAAGACCATGAACGCCACCAGCGAGGTCCATTCGGCGGTCAAGGGCATCCAGGACGTGGCCCGGCAGAACGTCAAGGCCACACAGACCGCCGTGGGCTCCGTGACCCGGAGCACCGAACTGGCGGGCCGCTCGGGGGAGGCCCTGACCTCCATCCTGTCCACCACCCGGGGCACGGCCGACCAGGTCCACTCCATCGCCGCAGCCGCCGAGCAGCAGTCCTCGGCCAGCGAGCAGATCAGCGCGGCCACGGCCGAGGTCACCCGGGTCTGCGAGGACACCGACGAACTCATGGTCGAGGCATCCAAGGCCATAGATCACCTGGCCGAGTTGGCCCGGCGCCTGTCCGGCGTGATCGCCGAGATGCAATAA
- the ldhH gene encoding L-lactate dehydrogenase (quinone) large subunit LdhH translates to MQKAHNLKEYREELHETLENDFLRTSLDNFAIAYRTNRANIFKDIDVRGLIQEVAASKDAAAQNSEALFKEFKKNAEAAGVHVHFAKDGEEANRIITKIAKDADCKKIVKSKSMTAEETLLNHDLEDAGIEVTETDLGEWIIQLRHEGPSHMVMPAIHLSRYQVGDLFTEVTGKKQDTEIEKLVKVARRELRQKYVEADMGISGANFAIAETGGIGIVTNEGNARLVTTLPRVHVALMGIDKLLPNLRDALRILKVLPRNATVQNLTSYVTWITGNNECLAAEDGKKEIHYVVLDNGRSELIKDPVFSQINRCVRCGACANVCPVYRLVGGHKMGHIYIGAIGLILTYFFHGKEKAKNLVQNCINCEACKDVCAGGIDLPRLIKEVHARIQDEDGHPLPSLLLGKVLRNRKLFHTLLRTAKWGQKPVAEKDGFIRHLPMIFSKEHKFRALPTIAETPFRDWWKENRPQVDNPKYRVALFSGCVQDFVYPEQMQAAVDVFAANGVAMEFPEKQSCCGLPVQMMGETKASRDVAAQNLRAFEPDAYDYIVTLCASCAAHLKHNYPKLVMDKPSLKLRADAFSAKIIDYSSFVNDVLKVEAKDFTQTGEKATYHAPCHLCRGLDVHEAPRQLIEKSGLEYVECAEEEVCCGFGGTFSMKFPELSAELLKKKLDNVEATGADTLLTDCPGCIMQLRGGLKRRGSKVQVKHVAEVMSKNKK, encoded by the coding sequence ATGCAGAAAGCTCACAACCTCAAGGAATACCGCGAGGAACTTCACGAAACGCTGGAAAACGATTTCCTGCGTACCTCACTGGACAACTTCGCCATTGCCTACCGTACCAACCGCGCCAACATCTTCAAGGACATCGACGTCCGTGGGCTGATCCAGGAAGTCGCCGCGTCCAAGGACGCGGCCGCCCAGAACTCGGAGGCCCTGTTCAAGGAGTTCAAGAAGAATGCCGAGGCCGCTGGTGTCCATGTCCACTTCGCCAAGGACGGCGAGGAGGCCAACCGCATCATCACCAAGATCGCCAAGGACGCGGACTGCAAGAAAATCGTCAAGTCCAAGTCCATGACCGCGGAGGAGACGCTCCTCAACCACGACCTGGAAGACGCCGGTATCGAAGTGACCGAGACCGACCTGGGCGAGTGGATCATCCAGCTGCGCCATGAGGGCCCGTCCCACATGGTCATGCCGGCCATCCACCTGTCCCGCTACCAGGTGGGCGATCTGTTCACCGAGGTGACCGGCAAGAAGCAGGACACCGAGATCGAGAAACTGGTCAAGGTGGCCCGCCGCGAGCTGCGCCAGAAATACGTCGAGGCCGACATGGGCATCTCCGGCGCCAACTTCGCCATAGCCGAGACCGGCGGCATCGGCATCGTCACCAACGAGGGCAACGCCCGCCTGGTGACCACCCTGCCCCGCGTCCACGTCGCCCTGATGGGCATCGACAAGCTGCTGCCCAACCTGCGGGACGCCTTGCGCATCCTCAAGGTCCTGCCGCGCAACGCCACCGTACAAAACCTGACTTCCTACGTCACCTGGATCACCGGCAACAACGAATGTCTGGCGGCCGAGGACGGCAAAAAGGAAATCCACTACGTGGTCCTGGACAACGGCCGGAGCGAACTGATCAAGGACCCGGTCTTCTCCCAGATCAACCGTTGCGTGCGCTGCGGCGCCTGTGCCAACGTCTGCCCGGTCTACCGGCTGGTCGGCGGGCACAAGATGGGCCACATCTACATCGGCGCCATCGGCCTGATCCTGACCTACTTCTTCCACGGCAAGGAAAAGGCCAAGAACCTGGTCCAGAACTGCATCAACTGCGAGGCGTGCAAGGACGTCTGCGCGGGCGGCATCGACCTGCCGCGCCTGATCAAGGAAGTCCACGCGCGCATCCAGGACGAGGACGGCCATCCGCTGCCCAGCCTCCTGCTCGGCAAGGTCCTCAGGAACCGCAAGCTGTTCCACACCCTGCTGCGCACCGCCAAGTGGGGCCAGAAGCCCGTGGCCGAGAAGGACGGATTCATCCGCCATCTGCCCATGATCTTCTCCAAGGAGCACAAGTTCCGCGCCCTGCCGACCATCGCCGAGACCCCGTTCCGCGACTGGTGGAAGGAGAACCGGCCCCAGGTGGACAATCCCAAGTACCGGGTGGCCCTGTTCTCCGGCTGCGTCCAGGACTTCGTCTATCCAGAGCAGATGCAGGCGGCCGTGGACGTGTTTGCGGCCAACGGCGTGGCCATGGAGTTCCCGGAGAAGCAGTCCTGCTGCGGCCTGCCCGTGCAGATGATGGGCGAGACCAAGGCGTCGCGCGACGTGGCCGCGCAGAACCTGCGCGCCTTCGAACCGGACGCCTACGACTACATCGTCACCCTGTGCGCCTCCTGCGCCGCGCACCTCAAGCACAACTACCCGAAGCTGGTCATGGATAAGCCGTCGCTGAAGCTGCGCGCCGACGCGTTCTCGGCCAAGATCATCGACTACTCGTCCTTCGTGAACGACGTGCTCAAAGTCGAGGCCAAAGACTTTACGCAGACTGGTGAAAAGGCTACCTATCATGCTCCCTGCCACCTGTGCAGGGGGTTGGACGTGCATGAAGCGCCGCGCCAGCTCATCGAAAAGAGCGGGCTGGAATACGTGGAATGCGCCGAGGAAGAGGTCTGCTGCGGTTTCGGCGGCACCTTCTCCATGAAGTTCCCGGAACTCTCGGCCGAGCTGCTCAAGAAGAAGCTCGACAACGTCGAGGCCACCGGGGCGGACACCCTGCTGACCGACTGCCCCGGCTGCATCATGCAGCTTCGCGGCGGCCTCAAGCGCCGCGGGTCCAAGGTCCAGGTGAAGCATGTGGCCGAGGTCATGTCCAAGAACAAGAAATAA
- a CDS encoding FAD-binding oxidoreductase, translating to MTKEAIIKEFETIAGAENVMTGETDRHAYSYDAAVLDSVMPALVVRPRTSEVLGAVTKLCNDNGLPLTVRGAGTNLSGGTIPHPGGVVVLTNGLNRILEINEADMYAVVEPGVVTAQFAAEVAKRGLFYPPDPGSQAVSTLGGNVAENAGGLRGLKYGVTKDYVMGMDFWDVNGELVKTGSRTVKCVTGYNLAGLMVASEGTLGVFDKIILKLVPPAQAAKSMMAVFPSMKAASETVASIIANKIVPATLEMMDNFTIRTVENFRGAGLPVDAAALLLIEVDGHPGQVADEAAVVERICKENGATELHVAKDAAERDAVWQARRDALPALANLKPTCVLEDATVPRSKIPAMIEALEEIAKKLDLTIGTFGHAGDGNLHPTILTDKRNKEEWERVEKGIDMIFDKALSMGGTLSGEHGIGLAKSKYLAQETSKATLAYARRMKSVLDPKGILNPDKIVGAE from the coding sequence ATGACCAAAGAAGCGATAATCAAAGAATTCGAAACCATAGCCGGTGCCGAAAACGTTATGACCGGCGAGACCGACCGTCACGCCTATTCCTACGACGCCGCCGTCCTCGACTCTGTCATGCCCGCCCTGGTCGTCCGTCCCAGGACCAGCGAGGTCCTGGGCGCCGTGACCAAGCTCTGCAACGACAACGGCCTGCCCCTGACCGTTCGCGGCGCGGGCACCAACCTGTCCGGCGGCACCATCCCCCATCCCGGCGGCGTGGTGGTCCTGACCAACGGCCTGAACCGCATCCTCGAGATCAACGAGGCCGACATGTACGCCGTGGTCGAACCCGGCGTGGTCACCGCCCAGTTCGCGGCCGAAGTGGCCAAGCGCGGCCTGTTCTATCCCCCGGATCCGGGCTCCCAGGCCGTGTCCACCCTGGGCGGCAACGTGGCCGAGAACGCGGGCGGCCTGCGCGGCCTGAAGTACGGCGTGACCAAGGACTACGTCATGGGCATGGACTTCTGGGACGTCAACGGCGAACTGGTCAAGACCGGCTCCCGGACCGTCAAGTGCGTCACCGGCTACAACCTGGCCGGCCTGATGGTCGCCTCCGAGGGCACGCTGGGCGTGTTCGACAAGATCATCCTGAAACTCGTTCCCCCGGCACAGGCCGCCAAGTCCATGATGGCCGTGTTCCCGTCCATGAAGGCCGCCTCCGAAACCGTGGCTTCGATCATCGCCAACAAGATCGTCCCGGCCACCCTGGAGATGATGGACAACTTCACCATCCGCACGGTGGAGAACTTCCGCGGCGCGGGCCTTCCCGTCGATGCCGCCGCCCTGCTGCTCATCGAGGTGGACGGCCACCCCGGCCAGGTCGCCGACGAGGCCGCCGTGGTCGAGCGTATCTGCAAGGAGAACGGCGCCACCGAGCTGCACGTGGCCAAGGACGCCGCCGAGCGCGACGCCGTCTGGCAGGCCCGCCGCGACGCCCTGCCCGCCCTGGCCAACCTCAAGCCCACCTGCGTGCTCGAAGACGCCACCGTGCCCCGCTCCAAGATTCCGGCCATGATCGAGGCCCTGGAAGAAATCGCCAAGAAGCTCGACCTGACCATCGGCACCTTCGGCCACGCGGGCGACGGCAACCTGCACCCGACCATCCTGACCGACAAGCGCAACAAGGAAGAGTGGGAACGCGTGGAAAAGGGCATCGACATGATCTTCGACAAGGCCCTGTCCATGGGCGGCACGCTGTCCGGCGAGCACGGCATCGGCCTGGCCAAGTCCAAGTACCTGGCCCAGGAGACCTCCAAGGCCACCCTGGCCTACGCCCGCCGCATGAAGTCCGTTCTCGATCCCAAAGGCATCCTCAACCCCGATAAGATCGTCGGCGCCGAATAG
- a CDS encoding (Fe-S)-binding protein — MADIHKLAQMLKELDDQLVGCMRCGMCQAVCPIFKLSGKETDVTRGKLALLDGLASEMLTDPEGVNEKLNRCLLCGTCQANCPSGVSVMDIFLKARAIMTGYFGLSPAKKAIFRGLLKNPKLFNALTEMGAKFQGIFTKKVDDMLGSSCARFNAPIIADRHFNTLASKPFRKIVPEMDTPAGSSGLRVAFYVGCVIDKIYPQVGEAILKVLKHHGVGVYMPSGQACCGIPVLSSGDTSTFDTLVGMNVDILKEGEFDYLVTGCASCTSTIKELWPHMYKGDSSRTYDIGVLARKTMDISQFLVDVLKVEPKELAGGRSVTYHDPCHLKNSLGITAQPRTLIKAAGCDFKEMTDAGTCCGCGGSFNIAHYELSREIGSRKADNIIASKAKVAATSCPACMLQITDMLSQKGADMSVRHVIELYADSL, encoded by the coding sequence ATGGCCGATATTCATAAACTCGCACAAATGTTAAAGGAACTGGACGACCAGCTGGTCGGGTGCATGCGTTGCGGCATGTGCCAGGCGGTCTGTCCGATCTTCAAGCTGAGCGGCAAGGAAACCGACGTCACCCGGGGCAAGCTGGCCCTGCTCGACGGCCTCGCCTCCGAGATGCTCACCGATCCGGAGGGCGTCAACGAGAAGCTCAACCGCTGTCTGCTCTGCGGCACCTGCCAGGCCAACTGCCCGTCCGGCGTGTCCGTCATGGACATCTTCCTCAAGGCCCGCGCGATCATGACCGGCTACTTCGGCCTGTCTCCGGCCAAGAAGGCCATCTTCCGCGGCCTGCTGAAGAACCCCAAGCTGTTCAACGCCCTGACCGAAATGGGCGCCAAGTTCCAGGGGATCTTCACCAAGAAGGTGGACGATATGCTCGGTTCATCCTGCGCCCGGTTCAACGCGCCGATCATCGCCGACCGGCACTTCAACACCCTGGCCAGCAAACCGTTTCGCAAGATCGTCCCGGAGATGGACACCCCGGCCGGATCCTCCGGCCTGCGCGTGGCCTTCTACGTGGGCTGCGTCATCGACAAGATCTACCCCCAGGTGGGCGAGGCCATCCTCAAGGTGCTCAAGCACCACGGTGTGGGCGTGTACATGCCCTCGGGCCAGGCCTGCTGCGGCATTCCGGTCCTGTCCAGCGGCGACACCTCCACCTTCGACACCCTGGTGGGCATGAACGTCGACATCCTGAAGGAAGGCGAGTTCGACTACCTGGTCACCGGCTGCGCCTCCTGCACCTCGACCATCAAGGAACTGTGGCCCCACATGTACAAGGGCGATTCCTCCCGGACCTACGACATCGGCGTGCTGGCCCGGAAAACCATGGACATCAGCCAGTTCCTGGTGGATGTATTGAAAGTGGAACCCAAGGAGCTTGCAGGCGGCAGGAGTGTGACCTACCATGATCCCTGTCACTTGAAGAACTCCCTGGGCATCACGGCCCAGCCCCGGACCCTGATCAAGGCGGCCGGGTGCGACTTCAAGGAAATGACCGACGCGGGCACCTGCTGTGGCTGCGGCGGAAGCTTCAATATCGCCCACTACGAGCTGTCCCGCGAGATCGGCAGCCGCAAGGCGGACAACATCATCGCGTCCAAGGCCAAGGTGGCGGCCACCAGCTGCCCGGCCTGCATGCTCCAGATCACGGACATGCTGTCACAAAAAGGAGCCGACATGAGCGTCAGGCATGTCATAGAACTCTATGCCGACTCCCTATAA